From Acinetobacter lwoffii, a single genomic window includes:
- the prpC gene encoding 2-methylcitrate synthase has translation MAEGKVLTGAGLRGQVAGKTSLSTVGKSGAGLTYRGYDVQELAEHCQFEEVAYLIFFGELPTAEQLAAYKAKLKSLRTLPQALKEVLERIPADSHPMDVMRTGVSMLGNLETEQSFERQQDIADRILATLPAIICYWYRYSHDGVRIEENTNDDSIGAQFLHLLHGEKPNELHEQVMNVSLILYAEHEFNASTFTARVCASTLSDMHSCITGAIGSLRGPLHGGANEAAMDMIENWTSPEEAEREMLGMLERKEKIMGFGHAIYKDNDPRNGIIKVWSERLAKDVGDTVLYPVSVRCEEVMWREKKLFCNADFFHASAYHFMGIPTKLFTPIFVMSRVTGWAAHVMEQRADNRIIRPSADYTGPELRKVVPIAERSTAA, from the coding sequence ATGGCTGAAGGAAAAGTACTCACTGGCGCAGGATTGCGCGGACAAGTGGCAGGTAAAACCTCACTTTCAACAGTAGGCAAAAGTGGCGCAGGTCTGACCTATCGCGGTTATGACGTGCAGGAGCTGGCTGAACATTGCCAGTTTGAAGAAGTCGCTTATCTGATTTTCTTCGGAGAATTGCCGACAGCAGAGCAATTGGCAGCCTACAAAGCCAAACTGAAATCCTTGCGCACTTTACCTCAGGCATTAAAAGAAGTCCTTGAGCGTATTCCAGCCGATTCCCACCCAATGGATGTGATGCGTACAGGCGTTTCCATGCTGGGCAATCTTGAAACTGAGCAGTCTTTTGAGCGGCAACAGGATATCGCAGACCGTATTTTGGCGACGCTACCGGCCATCATTTGTTACTGGTATCGTTATAGCCATGACGGCGTGCGTATTGAAGAAAATACCAATGACGATTCAATCGGTGCACAGTTCCTGCATCTTCTGCATGGTGAAAAACCAAATGAGCTACATGAACAGGTAATGAATGTTTCCTTGATTCTGTATGCAGAGCATGAATTCAATGCTTCGACTTTTACCGCTCGTGTGTGTGCATCAACGCTGTCAGATATGCATTCCTGTATTACCGGTGCAATCGGTTCCTTGCGTGGCCCTCTACATGGCGGTGCCAACGAAGCTGCGATGGACATGATCGAAAACTGGACGTCGCCTGAAGAAGCTGAACGTGAAATGCTGGGCATGCTGGAACGTAAAGAAAAAATCATGGGCTTCGGTCATGCGATCTATAAGGACAATGATCCGCGTAATGGCATTATTAAAGTCTGGTCGGAGCGTTTAGCCAAAGATGTCGGTGATACCGTACTTTATCCAGTGTCAGTGCGCTGCGAAGAAGTCATGTGGCGCGAGAAGAAATTATTCTGTAATGCCGATTTCTTCCATGCGTCTGCTTATCACTTTATGGGCATTCCAACCAAGTTGTTTACCCCGATCTTTGTTATGTCACGTGTGACAGGCTGGGCAGCGCATGTGATGGAACAGCGTGCTGACAACCGTATTATCCGTCCAAGCGCAGACTATACCGGACCAGAACTACGTAAAGTAGTGCCAATCGCTGAGCGTTCTACAGCGGCTTAA
- the prpB gene encoding methylisocitrate lyase, translating into MTEQMSAGLRFRQALEVEKPLQIMGTVNAYAAMMAKQVGYKAIYLSGAGVANYSYGLPDLGMTSLDNVLEDVRRITERVDTPLLVDIDTGWGGALNIARTIKQMTAAGAAAVHIEDQVAQKRCGHRPNKEIVSQQEMVDRIKAAVDAKTDSNFVVMARTDALQKEGLQAVIDRASACVEAGADAIFAEAMTDITMYRTVCDAVGVPVLANITEFGDTPYYTVDELAEQGIGMVLYPLSATRAMQKAALEVMRSVREHGTQVNVLDIMQQRKELYEFLDYHSFEDTLDKLFKQEN; encoded by the coding sequence ATGACAGAACAAATGTCTGCAGGTTTAAGATTTAGACAAGCGCTTGAAGTCGAGAAACCATTGCAAATTATGGGCACAGTAAATGCCTATGCTGCCATGATGGCCAAACAGGTCGGTTATAAAGCCATTTATTTATCAGGTGCGGGTGTCGCGAATTATTCTTATGGTTTGCCTGATCTGGGCATGACCAGCCTAGATAATGTTCTTGAAGATGTACGCCGGATCACTGAGCGTGTGGATACACCTTTGCTGGTCGATATCGATACCGGTTGGGGCGGTGCATTAAATATTGCCCGCACGATCAAACAGATGACTGCTGCAGGAGCCGCTGCGGTTCATATTGAAGATCAGGTGGCACAGAAGCGTTGTGGTCATCGTCCAAATAAAGAAATCGTATCGCAGCAGGAAATGGTCGATCGTATCAAAGCGGCTGTAGATGCGAAAACCGATTCAAACTTCGTGGTGATGGCGCGTACCGATGCGCTACAAAAAGAAGGCTTGCAAGCAGTGATTGATCGTGCTTCTGCCTGTGTTGAAGCGGGTGCAGATGCGATCTTTGCTGAGGCGATGACCGATATCACCATGTACCGTACAGTGTGTGATGCGGTCGGTGTGCCAGTCTTGGCAAATATTACCGAATTTGGTGATACACCGTATTATACGGTTGATGAACTGGCGGAGCAGGGCATTGGCATGGTGCTGTATCCGTTATCAGCGACACGTGCAATGCAAAAAGCCGCACTTGAAGTGATGCGTTCAGTACGCGAACATGGTACTCAGGTAAATGTGCTGGATATTATGCAACAACGAAAAGAACTCTACGAATTTTTAGATTATCACAGCTTCGAAGACACATTAGATAAACTGTTTAAACAGGAGAATTAA
- a CDS encoding aminotransferase: MTMNIKTALLLLPLILPTLTFATVGGPQNIEVLGYEVKEQKLYIMRHYLDGRGRLPQLYYYNFKSQKPNQLIQVSSLYINPKTKRIDYDQDSRKFDQDIAKIKKRLVPLNPIQKSKPQLKVLKTTKGSAPAWHDPQEKVPKWTYQYQVKSGSQKSPVQQAVSYQQGLKISQAYKVPRHNKTLVVVKYLGIPFETGYSIEDPALLSR; this comes from the coding sequence ATGACCATGAATATTAAAACCGCACTGCTTCTGCTCCCTCTGATCTTGCCCACTCTGACTTTCGCTACCGTAGGCGGCCCACAAAATATTGAAGTTCTAGGCTATGAAGTTAAAGAACAGAAGCTTTATATCATGCGTCACTATCTTGATGGTCGTGGACGCTTGCCTCAACTGTATTATTATAATTTTAAATCCCAAAAACCAAATCAATTGATTCAGGTCAGTTCCTTATATATCAATCCTAAAACCAAGCGCATCGATTATGATCAAGACAGTCGCAAGTTTGATCAGGACATTGCCAAAATCAAAAAACGTTTAGTTCCATTAAATCCGATTCAAAAATCAAAGCCACAGCTTAAGGTTTTAAAGACAACAAAAGGTAGCGCACCTGCTTGGCATGATCCTCAGGAAAAAGTGCCAAAATGGACCTATCAATATCAAGTGAAATCTGGCTCACAAAAAAGTCCGGTTCAGCAAGCAGTCAGTTATCAGCAAGGCTTGAAAATTAGCCAGGCCTATAAAGTCCCGCGACACAATAAGACCCTAGTAGTAGTAAAGTATCTGGGTATTCCTTTTGAAACAGGTTATAGCATTGAAGATCCGGCACTGTTAAGCCGATAA
- the clpS gene encoding ATP-dependent Clp protease adapter ClpS codes for MPSNKRQMCLSDIKNSFNESGIVDWHISPRLANEPSEDGDSDLAVQTAPPELKRPPFYAVVLLNDDYTPMEFVIEILQQYFAMNLDQATQVMLTVHYEGKGVAGVYPRDIAETKANQVNNYARSQGHPLLCQIEPKD; via the coding sequence ATGCCAAGCAATAAACGTCAAATGTGTTTAAGTGATATTAAAAATTCTTTTAATGAGTCTGGAATCGTTGATTGGCATATCAGCCCACGTTTAGCAAATGAACCCTCTGAAGACGGCGATTCTGACCTAGCTGTACAGACCGCACCGCCAGAACTAAAACGTCCACCGTTCTATGCTGTTGTTTTATTAAATGACGACTATACGCCGATGGAGTTTGTAATTGAAATTTTACAACAATACTTTGCAATGAATCTTGACCAAGCTACACAAGTAATGCTAACTGTACATTATGAAGGAAAGGGTGTAGCTGGGGTTTATCCTCGAGACATTGCGGAGACCAAAGCGAACCAAGTCAATAATTATGCTCGATCACAAGGTCATCCGTTACTTTGCCAAATAGAGCCTAAAGATTAA
- a CDS encoding YnfA family protein yields MDIQVTKLFTTFLLFLVTALMEILGCYFPYLILNQGRSHWLWIPTTLALAAFVWLLTLHPAASGRIYAAYGGIYIFSALMWLRFVDQVTLSRWDLLGGMVVILGALIIILQPQGLVR; encoded by the coding sequence ATGGATATTCAAGTTACCAAGCTGTTCACGACATTTTTACTGTTTTTAGTCACGGCATTGATGGAAATTTTAGGCTGTTATTTTCCCTACCTGATTTTAAATCAGGGGAGAAGCCACTGGTTATGGATTCCGACAACTCTGGCTTTGGCGGCTTTTGTCTGGCTGTTAACCTTGCATCCAGCTGCTTCAGGACGAATCTATGCCGCTTATGGCGGTATCTATATTTTTTCAGCGCTAATGTGGTTGCGCTTCGTTGATCAAGTGACTCTATCGCGTTGGGATCTGCTTGGTGGCATGGTGGTGATACTGGGTGCGTTGATTATTATTTTGCAGCCGCAGGGTCTGGTGCGTTAG
- the clpA gene encoding ATP-dependent Clp protease ATP-binding subunit ClpA, with protein sequence MLSRQLEVSLRLAVSMARQKRHEFLTVEHLLLALLDNDSAVNALKACGADIIVLRKELEEYVEQHTPKLGENSDQAPHPTESFDRILQRAIFHVQSSGGDRTVEGADILVAMYSERDSFAVYLLKRHQINRLTLTQYLSHGTRKEDVQSEEEIEDLDGESASSASSGPLELYTTNLNIEAQKGKTDPLIGREKEIERAAQILCRRRKNNPLLVGDPGVGKTSIAEGLAWLIVNGKAPKPLENAEIFSLDIGALVAGTKYRGDFEKRLKQLLNALKKKPEAVLFIDEIHMIIGAGSSMGSTMDASNLIKPALANGSLRCIGSTTFQEYRQVFEKDHALSRRFQKIDVNEPSISETIDILRGLKSKFEDFHHVEYEDQALVSAVELSAKFINDRFLPDKAIDVIDEAGAQRRLKAEQDDSLITVENIEDIVSKIARIPPKTVSKDDKSVLENLERDLKRVVFSQDEAIEALASAIKLSRAGLKSPDKPVGSFVFAGPTGVGKTEVTKQLAKQMGVELVRFDMSEYMERHAVSRLIGAPPGYVGFDQGGLLTDAIHKNPHCVLLLDEIEKAHPDVFNLLLQIMDHGSLTDNNGRKSDFRNVVLVLTTNIGAESISRVSIGFMEQDNSNDNQEAMKKAFSPEFRNRLDGVIQFKALPSSIIENVVDKFLTELQAQLDDKKVILEVDQSAREWMSEHGYDRLMGARPMQRLIQEHLKKPLAEMILFGELAENGGNVAVSVKKENGKAVGLKLEVFEDQTAEPA encoded by the coding sequence ATGCTCAGTCGTCAATTAGAAGTATCACTACGTTTGGCTGTCAGCATGGCTCGTCAAAAGAGACATGAGTTCCTGACCGTAGAACATTTATTGTTAGCCTTGCTCGACAACGATTCTGCCGTGAATGCACTCAAAGCATGTGGTGCGGACATCATCGTGTTGCGTAAGGAATTAGAAGAGTACGTAGAACAACATACCCCTAAACTTGGTGAAAATAGTGATCAGGCACCACACCCTACAGAAAGCTTCGACCGGATCTTGCAACGCGCGATTTTTCACGTGCAATCAAGCGGTGGCGATCGTACTGTAGAAGGTGCTGATATTCTGGTTGCCATGTATTCTGAGCGTGACTCATTTGCAGTCTATCTGCTTAAACGTCATCAAATTAACCGTCTGACCCTGACTCAGTACCTGTCTCATGGTACGCGTAAAGAAGATGTACAGTCTGAAGAAGAAATCGAAGATCTAGATGGCGAATCAGCATCTTCAGCAAGTTCAGGTCCACTTGAACTTTATACCACTAACCTGAATATTGAAGCACAAAAAGGTAAGACCGATCCACTGATTGGTCGTGAAAAAGAAATCGAGCGTGCCGCGCAAATTCTTTGCCGCCGTCGTAAAAATAACCCACTCCTTGTCGGTGATCCAGGTGTCGGTAAAACCTCGATTGCTGAAGGGCTGGCTTGGTTAATTGTCAATGGTAAAGCGCCAAAACCACTGGAAAATGCTGAAATTTTCAGTCTGGACATTGGTGCTTTGGTGGCAGGAACCAAATACCGTGGCGACTTTGAAAAACGCTTGAAACAGCTTTTAAATGCGTTGAAAAAGAAACCTGAAGCAGTGCTGTTTATTGATGAAATTCACATGATTATTGGTGCAGGCTCGAGTATGGGCAGTACCATGGATGCATCGAATCTGATCAAACCGGCGCTGGCAAATGGTTCTTTACGCTGCATTGGGTCAACCACATTCCAGGAATACCGTCAGGTCTTTGAGAAAGATCATGCTTTATCGCGTCGTTTCCAGAAAATTGATGTGAATGAGCCATCTATTTCTGAAACTATTGATATCCTACGTGGTCTGAAATCGAAGTTTGAAGATTTCCATCATGTGGAATATGAAGATCAAGCCTTAGTGTCTGCGGTAGAACTTTCTGCGAAATTTATCAACGACCGTTTCTTGCCAGATAAGGCGATTGATGTCATTGATGAGGCCGGTGCTCAGCGCCGTTTAAAAGCGGAGCAAGACGACAGTTTGATTACTGTGGAAAATATTGAAGACATCGTCTCTAAAATTGCGCGTATTCCACCAAAAACTGTTTCTAAAGATGATAAGAGCGTGCTGGAAAATCTTGAGCGCGATCTGAAACGTGTGGTCTTTAGTCAGGATGAAGCGATTGAGGCCTTGGCATCTGCGATTAAACTGTCACGTGCCGGTTTGAAGTCTCCAGATAAGCCTGTAGGTAGTTTTGTCTTTGCGGGTCCTACAGGTGTTGGTAAAACCGAAGTGACCAAGCAGCTCGCGAAACAGATGGGTGTGGAACTGGTTCGTTTTGATATGTCGGAATATATGGAACGCCATGCAGTGTCTCGTTTAATCGGTGCACCTCCGGGCTATGTCGGTTTTGATCAAGGTGGCCTGCTCACCGATGCGATTCACAAAAATCCGCATTGTGTGCTGTTGCTAGACGAGATCGAAAAAGCGCATCCAGATGTGTTTAATCTGTTATTGCAGATTATGGATCATGGTTCATTGACTGATAACAACGGGCGTAAATCTGATTTCCGTAACGTGGTCTTGGTACTCACCACCAATATTGGGGCTGAAAGTATTTCGCGTGTCAGCATTGGTTTTATGGAACAGGACAATAGTAACGATAATCAGGAAGCGATGAAGAAAGCCTTCTCGCCGGAATTCCGTAACCGTCTCGACGGCGTGATTCAGTTCAAGGCATTGCCAAGCAGCATTATTGAAAATGTCGTGGATAAATTCCTGACTGAACTTCAAGCACAACTGGATGACAAAAAAGTCATACTGGAAGTGGATCAGAGCGCACGTGAATGGATGTCTGAACATGGCTATGACCGTTTGATGGGTGCACGTCCAATGCAGCGTCTGATTCAGGAACACCTGAAAAAACCGCTGGCTGAGATGATCCTGTTTGGTGAACTGGCTGAAAATGGCGGCAATGTTGCAGTATCGGTGAAAAAAGAAAATGGTAAAGCGGTTGGCTTAAAACTTGAGGTTTTTGAAGATCAGACTGCTGAACCAGCCTAA
- a CDS encoding SOS response-associated peptidase yields MCSNYEFPSKKRLSLLDIHEEQLELGMKTHIYPLAPAPIIMRGADEYELDIARFGLIPTWAKELKYGRHTYNARTETVASKPSFRHAWKNNQFALVPVDTFYEPKYIEGKPHWFGISREDGNPFTVAAIYDDAHIDGEKIRSFSMLTINSDQHPFMKQFHDPNDEKRSIIVIPEESRHDWLHCDHEQAHEFFFEMKDEFIAKPRDQRLSGN; encoded by the coding sequence ATGTGCTCGAACTATGAATTCCCCTCAAAAAAACGTCTTTCCTTATTAGATATTCATGAAGAGCAACTCGAACTGGGCATGAAAACGCATATTTATCCTTTAGCACCCGCACCAATCATTATGCGTGGTGCTGACGAGTATGAGCTGGATATCGCACGTTTCGGACTGATTCCAACCTGGGCGAAAGAACTAAAATATGGCCGGCATACTTATAATGCACGGACAGAAACAGTAGCATCCAAACCAAGTTTTCGACATGCCTGGAAAAACAACCAGTTTGCTTTAGTACCGGTCGATACATTCTATGAACCTAAATATATAGAGGGTAAACCGCACTGGTTTGGTATTTCACGTGAAGATGGCAATCCTTTTACCGTTGCGGCGATTTATGATGACGCACACATTGATGGTGAGAAGATCAGATCATTTTCGATGCTAACCATAAATTCAGATCAACATCCCTTTATGAAACAGTTTCATGACCCGAATGACGAAAAACGCTCGATTATTGTAATTCCGGAAGAATCACGACATGACTGGTTGCACTGCGATCATGAACAAGCCCATGAATTTTTCTTTGAAATGAAAGATGAGTTTATTGCAAAGCCTAGAGATCAACGTTTATCGGGAAATTAA
- a CDS encoding TetR/AcrR family transcriptional regulator — MQDLALEPLAKDLPQTKRGHERCIALLISATELFLERGYDAVSLDDIVQHAGGSKASIYKYFGNKEGLFKAICDYRRIKFFEDNSIPIELMALDFRSYLVHTLLNFYHQIMQPENSAFMRLVLEQSQRNPELAQHIHERGPVHVQSAIAKALEQADAQGLLHCENPQYSAQLYFGILRNLEWRILMGIPVQEDDQEIDKYISYCVDRFLDGHQKV; from the coding sequence ATGCAAGACCTCGCCCTAGAACCGCTCGCCAAAGATCTGCCACAGACCAAACGTGGTCATGAGCGTTGTATTGCGCTGCTGATCAGTGCAACCGAGCTATTTCTGGAACGGGGTTATGATGCTGTGTCTCTGGATGATATCGTCCAGCATGCCGGTGGCTCTAAAGCCTCTATTTATAAGTACTTTGGCAATAAAGAAGGCTTGTTTAAAGCCATTTGCGATTATCGTCGTATCAAGTTTTTTGAAGATAACAGTATTCCGATCGAACTGATGGCACTGGATTTTCGTAGTTATTTAGTACACACGTTGCTTAATTTTTATCACCAGATTATGCAACCGGAAAACTCGGCCTTTATGCGTCTGGTGCTGGAACAAAGCCAGCGTAATCCTGAACTTGCTCAGCATATTCATGAGCGAGGCCCAGTGCATGTGCAAAGTGCCATTGCCAAGGCTTTAGAACAGGCAGATGCGCAAGGTTTATTGCATTGCGAAAATCCACAATATTCGGCGCAGCTGTATTTTGGTATTTTGCGCAATCTGGAATGGCGTATTCTGATGGGAATTCCGGTACAGGAAGATGATCAGGAAATCGACAAATACATCAGTTATTGTGTGGATCGCTTTTTAGACGGTCATCAAAAAGTCTAG
- a CDS encoding alpha/beta fold hydrolase has translation MVSVMKIKPPIIKLIMSCLCLGSTYAIASPPLPDNSKIQASHISEKIPGTILSIQEQDTDLFTNASQRFLINYRSRGTKSEPIVTSGYILLPKGKVPKDGWPVLAWAHGTTGVADTCAPSGDYMGGPVHVYQQIAAKALNAWLARGYAVVAPDYQGLGTPGGHPYMNARSQLHTVVDAVRAIHHLKPYNFSKNWYVMGHSQGGAASLKVAASGQKDAPEFDLRGAIALAPGGYQYEGIAEYVASNSQITTDVAAFFPIVLLGAEAADPMLAPANLVSLEMGEILNHARSRCLSELQSDLKQAPKTVFKSNVNLAPLTNYLKEQSIENMIPTVPVLLVQGEKDQLVDYRGTYAYYQQVCTKQKSIVFHLVKNGDHRDSLRQSEFLIGNFINSVGQGKALSTCPTK, from the coding sequence ATGGTTTCAGTGATGAAAATTAAACCTCCTATTATTAAATTGATCATGAGCTGTTTATGTTTAGGTTCAACATATGCAATAGCCTCTCCTCCACTTCCCGATAACAGCAAAATCCAAGCATCTCATATTTCGGAAAAAATACCGGGTACAATATTATCTATACAAGAACAAGATACTGATCTGTTTACGAATGCCTCACAACGTTTCTTAATTAATTATCGCAGTCGTGGCACAAAATCCGAGCCCATCGTCACTTCAGGCTATATCCTGTTACCTAAAGGCAAAGTCCCTAAAGATGGATGGCCTGTTCTGGCTTGGGCGCATGGTACAACTGGCGTTGCTGATACATGTGCACCCTCTGGCGATTATATGGGTGGGCCAGTCCATGTCTATCAACAAATCGCAGCTAAGGCATTGAATGCCTGGCTCGCTCGCGGCTATGCAGTCGTTGCACCTGATTATCAAGGTTTAGGCACTCCGGGCGGTCATCCTTATATGAATGCGCGAAGCCAGTTGCATACTGTCGTTGATGCTGTACGAGCGATCCACCATTTAAAGCCTTATAACTTTAGTAAAAATTGGTATGTTATGGGTCATAGTCAAGGAGGTGCAGCATCTCTTAAAGTTGCAGCATCCGGTCAAAAAGATGCGCCTGAATTTGATCTTCGCGGGGCAATTGCACTGGCACCAGGCGGTTATCAATATGAAGGAATCGCTGAATATGTTGCTAGCAATTCGCAAATCACGACTGATGTCGCCGCATTTTTTCCAATTGTGCTTTTAGGAGCAGAAGCTGCAGACCCGATGCTTGCTCCAGCAAATTTAGTTAGCCTAGAAATGGGAGAAATTCTTAATCATGCACGCAGTCGCTGTTTGTCAGAATTACAATCGGACCTAAAACAAGCACCTAAGACTGTCTTTAAATCAAATGTAAATCTGGCACCTTTGACAAATTATTTAAAAGAACAGTCTATTGAGAATATGATACCGACTGTGCCGGTTCTGCTGGTACAAGGTGAGAAAGATCAACTGGTCGATTATCGTGGTACTTATGCTTACTACCAGCAGGTATGTACAAAGCAAAAATCTATCGTCTTCCATCTCGTCAAAAATGGAGATCATCGTGATTCCTTAAGACAGAGTGAATTTCTGATTGGAAACTTTATCAATTCAGTTGGACAAGGAAAAGCTTTGAGCACCTGCCCTACAAAATAA
- the argF gene encoding ornithine carbamoyltransferase — protein MALRHFLTLRDLSTLELNQILQRAIELKRKQHNNEVFQPFVGKVMGMIFEKSSTRTRVSFEAGMSQFGGSAIFLSSRDTQLGRGEPIEDSARVISSMLDIVMIRTFGHDIVERFASYSKVPVINALTDDHHPCQLLADMQTYVEQRGSIEGKTVAWIGDGNNMCNSYIEAAHMWGFNLKIAAPKGYEPQEKFLSEFAHCVELVPSAEDAAVNADLIVTDVWASMGQEEEQKIREKAFADYQVNERLMDLAHPDCLFMHCLPAHRGEEISENLLDHKNAVVWDEAENRLHAQKALVEFLINENLKKD, from the coding sequence ATGGCTCTCCGTCACTTTCTCACCTTACGCGATTTATCAACTTTAGAACTTAACCAGATTTTGCAACGCGCAATTGAGCTTAAGCGCAAACAGCATAACAATGAAGTGTTCCAACCATTTGTTGGTAAAGTGATGGGCATGATTTTTGAAAAATCGAGTACCCGTACGCGTGTTTCGTTTGAAGCTGGCATGAGCCAATTTGGTGGTAGCGCGATTTTCCTGTCTTCACGCGATACCCAGTTAGGTCGTGGTGAACCGATTGAAGATTCTGCACGTGTGATTTCAAGCATGCTGGATATTGTGATGATCCGTACTTTCGGCCATGATATCGTGGAGCGTTTTGCATCTTATTCAAAAGTTCCAGTGATTAATGCGTTGACTGATGACCACCACCCTTGCCAGTTACTTGCTGACATGCAAACCTATGTAGAGCAACGTGGCTCAATCGAAGGTAAAACTGTTGCCTGGATTGGTGATGGCAACAATATGTGTAACTCTTATATTGAAGCTGCACATATGTGGGGCTTTAATCTGAAAATTGCAGCGCCAAAAGGCTATGAGCCACAAGAAAAATTCCTGTCTGAATTTGCCCATTGTGTGGAACTGGTTCCTTCTGCTGAAGATGCAGCGGTGAATGCTGATCTGATCGTGACTGACGTTTGGGCAAGCATGGGCCAGGAAGAAGAACAAAAGATCCGTGAAAAAGCCTTTGCAGATTATCAGGTGAATGAACGTCTGATGGATCTTGCACATCCGGATTGCTTGTTTATGCACTGCTTGCCTGCGCATCGTGGCGAAGAGATTTCAGAAAATCTGCTTGACCATAAAAATGCCGTAGTTTGGGATGAAGCTGAAAACCGCTTGCACGCGCAAAAAGCTTTGGTTGAATTCCTGATTAATGAAAATCTGAAAAAAGACTAA
- a CDS encoding CinA family protein, whose protein sequence is MIKTCCGLLEEKNIKIAFIESASSGYLSSQFSICKGEGAEILIGGLICYDVSVKTSVLGISKNLINSHTAESMPVTVALAEAGKKMFRDADWIIACTGLLKSGGSATPEKPEGTFFVAINDGTQIHQFQYYLKGSPLERLNKLSAVVAHDMINLLNNS, encoded by the coding sequence ATGATAAAAACCTGTTGCGGCTTACTCGAAGAGAAAAACATAAAAATTGCCTTTATCGAAAGCGCAAGTTCTGGATATCTCAGTAGCCAGTTCTCCATTTGTAAAGGAGAAGGTGCCGAAATTCTGATTGGTGGTTTGATCTGCTACGATGTAAGTGTCAAGACTTCTGTATTGGGCATTTCCAAGAATCTGATCAATAGTCATACCGCGGAATCTATGCCGGTAACGGTTGCTCTGGCGGAAGCAGGTAAAAAAATGTTCCGTGATGCTGACTGGATTATCGCCTGTACAGGATTGCTTAAATCAGGTGGTAGCGCGACACCAGAGAAACCGGAAGGAACATTTTTTGTGGCCATTAATGATGGCACGCAAATCCATCAGTTCCAGTATTATCTCAAAGGCTCGCCACTTGAACGCCTCAACAAACTGTCAGCTGTGGTTGCACATGACATGATCAATCTGTTGAATAACAGCTAA